In archaeon CG10_big_fil_rev_8_21_14_0_10_43_11, a genomic segment contains:
- a CDS encoding FAD synthase — MGKKVVMAFGAFDGLHMGHLHYLKEAKKLGDYLIIGLARDKATWLPKSSAYRLPEGERKKLLEEINLADEVALGGKNDALEAVKRTDPDILAISEYSPVDITLLQKELKSLGLKGTVVA, encoded by the coding sequence GAAAGTTGTAATGGCGTTTGGTGCGTTTGACGGACTGCACATGGGTCATCTCCATTATCTTAAAGAAGCAAAGAAACTGGGCGACTACCTCATTATTGGGCTTGCACGTGACAAGGCAACGTGGCTGCCAAAGTCAAGCGCGTATCGACTGCCTGAGGGGGAGCGAAAAAAACTTCTTGAAGAGATTAACCTAGCTGATGAAGTTGCGCTTGGCGGTAAAAATGACGCACTAGAAGCAGTGAAAAGAACTGACCCTGATATTCTTGCCATCAGCGAATATTCGCCAGTTGATATAACGTTGCTGCAAAAAGAACTAAAAAGCCTTGGCTTAAAAGGAACGGTTGTTGCA